The following are from one region of the Girardinichthys multiradiatus isolate DD_20200921_A chromosome 9, DD_fGirMul_XY1, whole genome shotgun sequence genome:
- the dcun1d4 gene encoding DCN1-like protein 4 isoform X1, with the protein MPPRKKRRPSAGDDLSAKKSRQDSIFRKHETSQIREEETFSSKRCLEWFYEYAGCDDVVGPEGIEKFCEDIGVEPENVVMLVLAWKLDAQSMGYFTLQEWLRGMGSLQCDSTERLRNSLDYLRSVLNDSTSFKLIYRYAFDFAREKDQRSLDLNTAKCMLGLLLGKTWPLFPVFNQFLEQSKYKVINKDQWCNVLEFSRTINLDLSNYDEDGAWPVLLDEFVEWYKERQMS; encoded by the exons cattttcagaaaacatGAGACATCACAGATCCGGGAGGAGGAGACGTTTTCTAGTAAAAGATGTCTGGAGTGGTTCTATGAGTATGCAG GTTGTGACGACGTTGTGGGTCCAGAGGGCATAGAGAAGTTCTGCGAGGACATTGGAGTGGAGCCAGAGAAT GTGGTTATGCTGGTTCTTGCTTGGAAGCTGGATGCTCAGAGTATGGGGTATTTCACTCTTCAGGAGTGGCTAAGAGGCATGGGCTCACTGCA GTGCGATTCCACTGAGAGACTGAGGAATTCACTCGACTACCTGAGATCTGTCCTGAATGACAGCACCAGTTTTAAGCTTATTTACAGATACGCCTTTGATTTCGCTCGG GAAAAAGATCAGAGGAGTTTGGACTTGAACACAGCAAAGTGTATGCTGGGGCTTCTTCTGGGGAAAACCTGGCCTCTGTTTCCTGTCTTTAACCAGTTTTTAGAG CAATCCAAGTACAAAGTCATCAACAAAGACCAGTGGTGCAATGTTTTAGAGTTCAGCAGGACAATCAACCTGGACCTTAGTAACTATGATGAAGACGGCGCCT GGCCCGTTTTGCTGGACGAGTTTGTGGAATGGTACAAGGAAAGACAGATGTCATAG